The following is a genomic window from Polaribacter atrinae.
TAATTTGTCTTTGATTACCTAAACCAGGTACATTCTCATCTAATACTTTTAAACCAATAGCAGGTTTAGTAACATAGTTATTTTCTTTTGCTACTTCAAAAAACTTATTGTCTTTTGATGATGCTAATGCAAATTGTTCTGATTTTTGAAAAACAGCATTTTCAGTACTTTCAGAAGCTATTATTTGTCTACTAAAAGTAGCTAATTTTAAAGCTGTTTGTTTATTCTTTTGACCATCAATCTTAATAACATGAAAACCAAATGGAGTTTCAACAACGCCAATATCTCCTTTATTACCTTCAAAAACAAAATCTCTAAATTTAGGTGTCATTCTACTATAAGTAAACCAATCTAAATCTCCTCCTTTTGCTCCAGAACCAAGATCAGAAGACATTGTTTTAGCTAAATCTTCAAATTTATTTTTGTTTCTTTTTACAACTGTTAAAATACTATCTGCTAAAACCTTAGCTTCATCTTGTGTTCTTGTTACATCTGCAGCAACTCTTTGAGCTCCTAAAAATGGAATTAAAATATGACTTGCTCTTGCAGAGTCTGGCATACTAGTAACATCTGTAATTTTAGATATTTTAAAATACCCTTGTTCTTTATAAGGACCAAAAACATCGCCTTTAGCTCCTTTAAAAATTTCTGAAGCTACAGTTGCATTAACCTCTCTTTGAAATTTAAAACTATCATCGATACTTGTATCAGAATCATTTTCACTTAAAAACTCTCTTTCATTAGAAGTGCTTTTAAAATCTTCTATTAATTCAGAAACGCTCGCTTTAATAGCATTTTCATCTTCAGTAGTTGCAGCAATATTAAATTGCACATAAGAAATATCTCTAGACTCTTCTACTTTAAAATCGTTCGAATTTGCTTTTACATAAGATTCTATTTCTCCTTTAGAAACAGTAACTAAACTATCTGAAATTGAAGTGTAAGGAACAAATACAAATTGAGAAGTTAATTTTGTATTATCTGCAAAATATTGAGACTCTCCTTCTTTTAAAGAAGCACTAAGACCTGCAGTTACTAAATTATTGTAAGTATTTCTTTCTCCATTATCTCTAATTTGAGTCATGTAGTTAGACCAAGCTCCCCACATTTCTGGATTATTTAATTTTGTGTCTGCTAAAAATTGTTTGAATTTTACTTCGTCAAAAAAGCCAACTTCATTTTGAAATTGAGGATTGTCTTTAACAGAAGGTGCATTAATTACTTCATTCCAAACATCTGCTTCACCAACAGTAATTCCTGCTTCTGATAATTGATTTTGATAGATTTTTTTTCTAACAATATTATCCCAAACATTTTTAGAGGCTTGCATTTCAGTAACTCCATTACCTACTTGTTGCTTATATGCTTCTAATTCTGCTGTAAACTCTTGTAAAGAGATAGATTCTCCATTTACTTCACCTACTTGATTTACCTTACTTGAGTTGAAAAAATCACCTAAAGTAGATGGATCTAATACAAAAGCAAAAAGTGCTAAACCAATTATAATGATTAAGAACATTGAACGTTCTCTAATTTTTGATAAAATTGCCATATGAGTTTATTTAATTTTCAGTTTGCGAATATACGATTTGGGTTTTAATATTGCAACCGAT
Proteins encoded in this region:
- a CDS encoding peptidylprolyl isomerase, which translates into the protein MAILSKIRERSMFLIIIIGLALFAFVLDPSTLGDFFNSSKVNQVGEVNGESISLQEFTAELEAYKQQVGNGVTEMQASKNVWDNIVRKKIYQNQLSEAGITVGEADVWNEVINAPSVKDNPQFQNEVGFFDEVKFKQFLADTKLNNPEMWGAWSNYMTQIRDNGERNTYNNLVTAGLSASLKEGESQYFADNTKLTSQFVFVPYTSISDSLVTVSKGEIESYVKANSNDFKVEESRDISYVQFNIAATTEDENAIKASVSELIEDFKSTSNEREFLSENDSDTSIDDSFKFQREVNATVASEIFKGAKGDVFGPYKEQGYFKISKITDVTSMPDSARASHILIPFLGAQRVAADVTRTQDEAKVLADSILTVVKRNKNKFEDLAKTMSSDLGSGAKGGDLDWFTYSRMTPKFRDFVFEGNKGDIGVVETPFGFHVIKIDGQKNKQTALKLATFSRQIIASESTENAVFQKSEQFALASSKDNKFFEVAKENNYVTKPAIGLKVLDENVPGLGNQRQIISWAFSNDTKAGDFKRFDLEGSHVVAFVTAKTEKGLMSAAKATSSVKPILVNQKKAKLIADKFNGTTLADIAKDNNTNVRNASGINLKSPTLSGAGSEPKVVGAMYNAEINKVYKNIEGNRGVYAFTVTNKELPTALPNYEAVRKSIAESRKTKTFAIYEAIKNASDVEDYRSNLYTSN